In a single window of the Paenibacillus sp. MMS20-IR301 genome:
- the tgt gene encoding tRNA guanosine(34) transglycosylase Tgt, with the protein MAAITYEHIKTCKQSGARLGRVHTPHGIIETPTFMPVGTQATVKTMSPEELKQMNAQIILSNTYHLFLRPGHDIIGEAGGLHKFMNWDRPILTDSGGFQVFSLSDMRKITEEGVHFRSHLNGDKKFLSPEVAMEVQNALGSDIMMAFDECPPYPAEYDYVKKSLERTTRWAERCLKAHSRPNDQGLFAIVQGGMHEDLRRQSAADLTSMDFPGYAIGGLSVGESKQLMYEVLDYTVPLLPQNKPRYLMGVGSPDALLEGSIRGVDMFDCVLPTRIARNGTTMTSQGRLVVRNAQYARDFGPLDPECDCYTCRNYSRAYLRHLIKADETFGLRLTTYHNLHFLLDLMRKVREAIMEDRLLDFRDEFFAQYGLYDNLKGF; encoded by the coding sequence ATGGCAGCCATTACGTATGAACACATTAAGACCTGTAAGCAGTCTGGAGCACGGCTCGGCAGGGTCCACACTCCGCACGGAATTATCGAAACACCGACCTTCATGCCGGTCGGTACACAGGCAACCGTCAAAACCATGAGTCCTGAAGAGCTCAAGCAAATGAATGCCCAGATTATTCTGAGCAACACCTACCATCTGTTCCTTCGTCCGGGTCACGATATCATCGGCGAAGCCGGGGGCCTGCACAAATTCATGAACTGGGACCGGCCGATCCTGACTGACAGCGGCGGTTTTCAGGTATTCTCACTCAGCGACATGCGCAAGATTACCGAAGAGGGTGTTCATTTCCGCTCCCATTTGAACGGTGATAAGAAGTTCCTCTCACCGGAAGTAGCGATGGAGGTTCAGAACGCACTCGGTTCCGATATAATGATGGCCTTCGATGAATGCCCGCCCTACCCGGCAGAATATGATTATGTCAAAAAATCACTGGAACGCACCACCCGCTGGGCGGAAAGATGCCTCAAGGCGCATAGCCGTCCAAATGACCAGGGCCTGTTCGCCATCGTACAGGGAGGCATGCATGAAGATCTGCGCCGCCAGAGTGCTGCTGATTTGACTTCCATGGATTTCCCGGGGTATGCTATTGGTGGACTCAGCGTCGGAGAGTCCAAGCAGCTTATGTATGAAGTGCTGGATTATACAGTTCCTCTTCTGCCGCAGAATAAACCGCGCTATTTGATGGGTGTAGGTTCACCGGATGCGCTGCTGGAAGGGTCAATCCGCGGAGTGGACATGTTCGACTGTGTTCTGCCTACCCGTATTGCCCGTAACGGAACTACGATGACCAGCCAAGGAAGACTCGTTGTGCGCAACGCGCAGTACGCCCGTGATTTCGGGCCGCTGGATCCGGAGTGTGACTGCTACACCTGCCGGAACTATTCCCGTGCCTATCTGCGTCATTTGATCAAAGCTGATGAAACCTTCGGCCTGCGGTTAACGACATACCATAATTTACACTTCCTGCTGGATTTGATGCGTAAAGTGCGTGAAGCCATCATGGAGGATCGGCTGCTTGATTTTCGCGATGAGTTTTTTGCACAATACGGATTATATGATAATCTGAAAGGCTTCTAG
- the yajC gene encoding preprotein translocase subunit YajC, whose amino-acid sequence MSSFQLAAATGGGGSILGLVGPFVLMFVVFYFLLIRPQQKKTKTRNAMLKSLKKGDKIVTIGGLHGTIMEISDDIVVLRVNDVTRLTFDRGSISHGVVEADDKE is encoded by the coding sequence ATGTCAAGTTTTCAACTGGCAGCAGCTACAGGCGGCGGGGGCAGCATACTCGGCCTTGTAGGTCCATTTGTACTTATGTTTGTTGTATTCTACTTCCTGTTGATTCGTCCGCAGCAGAAGAAGACCAAAACACGTAATGCCATGCTTAAGTCGCTGAAGAAAGGCGATAAGATTGTTACAATTGGCGGTCTTCACGGAACAATCATGGAGATTTCGGATGACATCGTGGTTTTGCGGGTGAATGATGTTACCCGTTTGACCTTCGACCGCGGCTCCATCAGCCACGGCGTAGTAGAAGCAGACGACAAAGAATAG
- a CDS encoding phosphatase PAP2 family protein, whose product MNLIAVYTTLIVVLLIWIGARRNPLMALVEIGREMLRSYKFILIIVGMFSVLALNKYELQIERKMHLAADYTSFVFGLEGHFVRHVQELFYAPWLTPVIVFFYIFMLQSVLAASLGIYLLDKNRVLLYATCYTIILTYAIAIPFYLYFPVNEVWSYVPAGVKFTMLEVFPRFEQEYRPLSGLNNCFPSLHTAISVSMALLAFRSGNRRWMVISGISAVVIVFGIFYLGIHWLTDMLGGTLLAVVSTTVAVKLAKLTLRSGEDRLRVRSRATHTR is encoded by the coding sequence ATGAATTTAATTGCTGTCTACACCACTCTCATTGTTGTACTGCTCATTTGGATCGGCGCCCGGCGCAATCCGCTGATGGCATTAGTCGAAATCGGAAGAGAAATGCTGAGGTCCTACAAATTCATTCTGATTATTGTTGGAATGTTCAGCGTTCTTGCACTCAATAAATATGAGCTGCAGATTGAGCGGAAGATGCATCTGGCTGCTGATTATACTTCTTTCGTCTTCGGACTAGAGGGTCACTTCGTCAGACATGTTCAGGAGCTGTTCTATGCCCCCTGGCTGACGCCGGTCATCGTATTCTTCTATATTTTCATGCTGCAATCCGTACTCGCTGCTTCGCTGGGCATTTATCTGCTTGATAAAAACCGCGTGTTGCTCTATGCGACCTGCTATACCATTATACTGACCTATGCGATCGCCATACCTTTCTATCTGTATTTCCCGGTCAACGAAGTGTGGTCCTATGTGCCCGCCGGAGTAAAATTCACCATGCTGGAGGTATTTCCGAGGTTTGAACAGGAGTACCGGCCGTTGTCCGGCCTGAATAACTGTTTCCCGAGTCTGCATACGGCAATCTCTGTATCGATGGCTCTCCTGGCCTTCCGCTCCGGCAACCGCCGCTGGATGGTCATTAGCGGAATCTCGGCTGTAGTTATTGTGTTCGGAATCTTCTATCTGGGGATTCACTGGCTGACTGATATGCTTGGGGGAACTTTGCTGGCAGTTGTATCTACAACTGTTGCCGTCAAGCTTGCCAAACTTACGCTTCGCAGCGGCGAAGACCGCTTGCGGGTCAGAAGCCGCGCCACCCATACCCGTTAA
- a CDS encoding TIGR04086 family membrane protein, translating into MSLIRRLFSWKISSPVLSGLCRAFLWMLLGAFVLSLLLWGSGLQEQDLTMYTYIVHGIAAAFGGLTAGSRASSKGWYQGALTGAFYGLIVLLVGFLALDSAPAGMDLLWVLAAAGISALGGIFGVNLQKN; encoded by the coding sequence ATGTCCTTGATCAGGCGTCTGTTCTCATGGAAAATATCCAGTCCTGTATTATCAGGTTTATGCCGGGCTTTCCTGTGGATGCTGCTCGGAGCATTTGTCCTTTCCCTTCTTCTTTGGGGCAGCGGGCTGCAGGAGCAGGATCTCACCATGTACACTTATATCGTCCACGGCATCGCTGCCGCTTTCGGCGGATTGACCGCCGGCAGCAGGGCTTCCAGTAAAGGGTGGTATCAGGGGGCGCTCACCGGAGCATTCTACGGACTGATTGTCCTGCTGGTCGGCTTCCTGGCACTGGACAGTGCACCAGCCGGCATGGATCTGTTATGGGTACTGGCTGCCGCAGGGATCAGCGCACTCGGAGGAATATTTGGTGTTAATTTACAAAAGAACTAA
- a CDS encoding DUF421 domain-containing protein, whose product MLFQHITAHIFLTVLMYIFIFLSMRIMGKREIGKLSVFDLTISIMIAEIAVFVIEDMERPIYDGFVPMATLVLIQVLVAQLSLKSRKLRLLVDGKPSILISGGKLHRGEMRKQRYNIDDLLMQLRGQNIDSPADVEFAILETSGQLTVIEKNKGVSSSNQTGNSSSSAEQKEQNSSSGDSSSGNSSGGKSGSSGDAVKLPKHKIRYEGLPIPLIMDGKVQDGNLEMIGKNRFWLRTQIRQKGVSDFRDVFLCSVDHKGQLYIDPINPR is encoded by the coding sequence ATGTTGTTCCAGCATATTACTGCCCATATCTTTCTGACCGTGCTGATGTATATCTTCATTTTCCTGAGTATGCGCATCATGGGCAAACGGGAAATCGGCAAACTGTCCGTATTTGATCTGACGATTTCCATCATGATTGCCGAGATCGCTGTGTTTGTCATTGAAGATATGGAGCGGCCCATTTACGACGGATTTGTGCCCATGGCAACGCTGGTTCTGATTCAGGTACTTGTCGCACAGCTCAGCCTGAAAAGCCGGAAGCTGCGCCTGCTGGTGGACGGCAAGCCAAGCATCCTGATCTCCGGCGGCAAGCTGCACCGGGGCGAGATGCGTAAACAGAGATATAATATCGATGATCTGCTGATGCAGCTCCGCGGGCAGAATATCGACAGCCCGGCGGATGTGGAGTTCGCCATTCTGGAGACGAGCGGGCAGCTTACCGTTATTGAGAAGAATAAAGGCGTCTCCTCATCCAATCAGACGGGCAACAGCAGTTCAAGCGCAGAGCAGAAAGAACAAAACAGCAGCAGCGGGGACAGCAGCTCCGGGAATTCAAGCGGCGGGAAATCCGGAAGCTCCGGCGATGCCGTGAAGCTGCCCAAGCACAAAATCCGTTATGAAGGCCTGCCGATTCCCCTGATCATGGATGGTAAGGTTCAGGACGGGAATCTGGAGATGATCGGCAAAAACCGGTTTTGGCTCAGAACCCAGATCCGGCAAAAAGGCGTTTCTGATTTCCGTGATGTCTTCCTGTGCTCTGTTGATCACAAAGGCCAGCTCTATATCGATCCGATCAACCCGAGGTAA
- the spoVB gene encoding stage V sporulation protein B — MKKQSFIQGTLILLLAGIINRMLGFIPRIALPRIIGAEGVGLYQLGYPFFIVLVTVITGGIPLAVAKMVAEAEGENRPEQSRRILHTGLALSLTLGIIFTFVALLSASWVSSVLLTDKRVYYTFVSMTPMIAIVAVSAVYRGYFQGRQNMLPSAYSSVLESLIRIFFMLWFSWLLLPKGIAFAAAGAMLGVTVGEIAGMLALLWQYYYIAGKDRKEAAPPPSEATDSGQASVQQTQDNTTPMLKRLIGISVPVTAGRLIGSFSYLLESIITVRSLALAGIAAAAATAQYGSLQGMVIPLLLLPGVLSSSLAVSLVPSLSEAAARNDLPTIHKRMHQALRLAMVTGAPFAAVMYILAVPLCTLMYGNAADTAPMLRMMAPFALFLYVQAPLQAALQAMDRPGKALVNTLIGAVVKILLILLLASRPEYGIQGAIAAIIVNSLLVTVLHGYSVIRLTAMSLRWADPVKIIAATIIMAAGMSYVYTSVPVSSSQWIQFLVAAACGMGIYLSICLLSGLISGRDLERLPFMKRWHS; from the coding sequence TTGAAGAAGCAAAGCTTTATTCAGGGAACATTAATTCTGCTGCTCGCCGGTATCATTAACCGCATGCTTGGCTTCATCCCCCGGATTGCCCTGCCGCGGATTATCGGAGCTGAGGGTGTAGGACTATATCAGCTTGGCTATCCGTTTTTCATTGTGCTGGTAACAGTCATTACCGGTGGAATCCCGCTTGCAGTCGCCAAAATGGTCGCAGAGGCTGAAGGCGAGAACCGCCCTGAGCAATCACGCCGGATTCTGCACACCGGACTTGCCTTAAGCCTGACACTGGGTATTATTTTCACCTTCGTTGCCCTGCTCAGCGCCTCATGGGTATCCAGTGTTCTCCTTACAGACAAGCGGGTATATTATACCTTTGTCAGCATGACTCCCATGATTGCAATCGTAGCGGTCTCCGCAGTGTACCGCGGCTACTTCCAGGGCAGGCAGAACATGCTGCCTTCAGCGTACTCTTCTGTGCTGGAGTCGCTGATCCGCATTTTTTTCATGCTGTGGTTCTCCTGGCTGCTGCTGCCCAAGGGCATCGCCTTTGCGGCGGCGGGGGCAATGCTGGGGGTAACGGTCGGTGAAATTGCCGGAATGCTGGCTCTGCTATGGCAATATTATTATATCGCAGGCAAAGACCGCAAGGAGGCAGCACCTCCGCCTTCCGAAGCAACAGACTCCGGCCAGGCCTCTGTACAGCAAACACAAGACAATACAACGCCAATGCTCAAACGGCTGATCGGGATCTCCGTACCTGTGACTGCCGGACGGCTGATCGGCTCCTTCTCCTACCTGCTGGAGTCGATTATTACTGTACGCAGTCTGGCTCTTGCCGGAATAGCTGCCGCTGCCGCAACTGCGCAATACGGCTCCCTGCAGGGAATGGTCATCCCGCTGCTGCTGCTGCCGGGTGTGCTCAGCTCTTCGCTGGCCGTCTCCCTCGTTCCTTCCTTATCTGAGGCAGCTGCGCGCAATGACCTGCCCACCATTCATAAAAGAATGCATCAGGCATTGCGGCTCGCCATGGTTACCGGTGCCCCGTTCGCAGCCGTTATGTATATTCTTGCCGTACCGTTATGTACGCTGATGTACGGCAATGCAGCAGATACGGCACCAATGCTGCGGATGATGGCGCCGTTTGCTTTATTTCTATATGTTCAGGCTCCGCTGCAGGCAGCCCTTCAGGCTATGGACCGTCCGGGTAAAGCGCTGGTCAATACGCTGATAGGAGCTGTTGTGAAAATTCTGCTGATTCTCCTGCTGGCCTCACGCCCCGAGTACGGAATACAAGGTGCCATTGCCGCCATCATTGTCAACAGCCTCCTCGTCACCGTGCTGCACGGCTACAGCGTGATCCGCCTGACCGCCATGTCCCTGAGATGGGCGGATCCGGTTAAGATCATAGCCGCTACAATCATCATGGCTGCCGGGATGTCCTACGTCTATACTTCTGTCCCCGTCTCCTCTTCACAGTGGATACAGTTTCTGGTTGCCGCTGCGTGCGGGATGGGCATCTATCTTAGCATCTGCCTGTTGTCAGGGCTGATCTCGGGGCGTGATCTGGAACGGCTGCCCTTTATGAAAAGGTGGCACAGCTAA